A region from the Solanum lycopersicum bio-material TGRC:LA1421 mitochondrion, complete genome genome encodes:
- the rpl16 gene encoding ribosomal protein L16, whose protein sequence is MLLRKYLLVTESQVSKCGFHIVKKRGDVLYPKRTKYSKYRKGRCSRGCKPDGTQLGFGRYGTKSCRAGRLSYRAIEAARRAIIGHFHRAMSGQFRRNGKIWVRVLADIPITGKPTEVRMGRGKGNPTGWIARVSRGQILFEMDGVSLSNARQAATLAAHKLCSSTKFVQWS, encoded by the coding sequence ATGCTCCTGCGGAAGTATCTACTCGTTACGGAATCTCAGGTGTCAAAGTGTGGATTTCATATAGTCAAAAAAAGGGGGGACGTGCTATATCCGAAACGTACGAAATATAGTAAATATCGTAAAGGCAGATGTAGTAGGGGTTGCAAACCGGACGGTACACAACTTGGTTTTGGAAGATATGGCACTAAAAGTTGTAGAGCTGGTCGTCTTTCATATCGAGCCATTGAAGCAGCGCGTCGTGCTATAATCGGACACTTCCATCGTGCTATGAGCGGACAATTCCGAAGAAATGGTAAGATATGGGTAAGAGTTCTCGCAGATATCCCTATTACCGGGAAACCTACAGAAGTAAGAATGGGAAGAGGAAAAGGAAATCCTACGGGTTGGATTGCTCGTGTGTCCAGGGGACAAATCCTATTTGAAATGGATGGTGTGAGTTTGTCAAATGCTCGACAAGCCGCTACATTAGCGGCGCATAAACTATGTTCGTCAACCAAGTTTGTTCAGTGGTCGTAA
- the rps3 gene encoding ribosomal protein S3 encodes MARKGNPISVRLDLNRSSDSSWFSDYYYGKSVYQDVNLRSYFGSIRPPTRLTFGFRLGRCIIIHFPKRTFIHFFLPRRPRRLKRREKSRPVKEKGRWGAFGKVGPIGCLHSSDGTEEERNEVRGRGAGKRVESIRLDDREKQNEIRIWPKKKQGYGYHDRSPSIKKNLSKSLRVSGAFKHPKYAGIENDIAFLIENDDSFRKTNLFKFFFPKKSRSDRPTSHLLKRTLPAVRPSLNYSVMQYLLNTKKKMHFDPVVVLNHFVAPGVAEPSTMGGANAQGRSLDKRIRSCIAFFVESSTSEKKCLAEAKKRVTHFIRQANDLRFAGTTKTTISLFPFFGATFFFPRDGVGVYNNLFFEDAREQLLGQLRRKCWNLMGKDKVMELIEKFIDLNRIGELIRGIEMMIEIILRNRRIPYGYNYYLNEVQKMRSLLYNRTNTNTLIESVKIKSVYQSASPIAQDISFQPRNKTRSFRSIFSQIVKDIPLVMKKGVEGIRICCSGRLEGAEIARTECGKYGKTSRNVFNQKIDYAPAEVSTRYGISGVKVWISYSQKKGGRAISETYEI; translated from the exons ATGGCACGAAAAGGAAATCCTATTTCGGTAAGACTTGATCTGAATCGTAGTTCAGATTCAAGTTGGTTTAGTGA TTATTATTATGGTAAATCAGTGTATCAAGATGTCAATCTGAGATCTTATTTCGGTTCGATACGTCCACCTACGAGACTCACCTTTGGCTTTCGTCTCGGTAGGTGTATTATTATACATTTTCCCAAAAGAACATTCATTCATTTCTTTCTTCCCCGTCGACCACGACGACTGAAACGACGCGAAAAATCCAGACCCGTAAAGGAGAAGGGCCGGTGGGGGGCATTTGGGAAAGTCGGGCCGATCGGGTGTCTTCATTCAAGCGACGGTACAGAAGAAGAACGAAACGAAGTGAGAGGCCGGGGGGCAGGGAAAAGAGTCGAGTCGATCAGGCTCGACGATCGGGAGAAGCAAAACGAAATCAGGATTTGGCCGAAAAAGAAGCAAGGCTATGGATACCATGACCGATCACCATCGATAAAGAAGAATCTTTCTAAATCACTTCGTGTCAGCGGGGCCTTCAAGCATCCGAAATACGCCGGGATTGAAAATGACATAGCGTTCCTGATAGAAAATGACGACTCCTTCAGAAAAACAAACTTATTCAAGTTCTTTTTCCCAAAGAAGTCCCGCTCCGACCGCCCGACGAGTCATCTACTTAAAAGGACCCTCCCCGCAGTCCGCCCTTCCTTGAATTATTCGGTCATGCAATACTTATTGAATACAAAGAAGAAAATGCATTTCGACCCCGTCGTAGTTCTCAATCATTTCGTGGCACCGGGCGTGGCTGAACCATCTACGATGGGGGGAGCTAATGCACAGGGAAGAAGCTTAGATAAAAGAATACGTTCTTGCATCGCTTTTTTTGTAGAAAGCTCGACCAGCGAGAAAAAGTGTTTGGCCGAAGCCAAAAAGAGGGTGACCCACTTTATTCGCCAAGCGAATGATCTTCGCTTCGCGGGAACAACAAAAACCACCATCTCGCTCTTTCCTTTCTTCGGTGCTACCTTTTTTTTTCCAAGGGATGGGGTTGGGGTGTATAATAACCTTTTTTTTGAGGATGCCCGGGAACAACTCCTAGGTCAATTAAGGAGAAAATGTTGGAACCTCATGGGTAAGGATAAGGTAATGGAATTGATAGAGAAATTCATAGACCTAAATAGGATAGGAGAATTGATAAGGGGAATAGAGATGATGATAGAGATCATACTGAGAAACAGAAGAATTCCGTACGGGTACAACTATTATTTGAACGAAGTGCAAAAAATGCGATCTTTGTTGTATAATAGAACAAACACTAATACCTTAATTGAATCGGTCAAGATCAAATCTGTTTATCAAAGTGCTTCTCCGATTGCTCAAGACATCTCTTTTCAACCGAGGAACAAAACAAGATCATTTCGTTCCATTTTTAGTCAAATAGTGAAGGATATTCCATTAGTAATGAAAAAGGGGGTGGAGGGGATCCGTATATGTTGTTCAGGTCGATTAGAAGGTGCAGAAATAGCTAGAACTGAATGCGGAAAGTATGGAAAAACATCTCGTAATGTATTTAACCAGAAAATAGATTATGCTCCTGCGGAAGTATCTACTCGTTACGGAATCTCAGGTGTCAAAGTGTGGATTTCATATAGTCAAAAAAAGGGGGGACGTGCTATATCCGAAACGTACGAAATATAG
- the rps19 gene encoding ribosomal protein S19 — MPRRSIWKGSFVDAFLLRMKKKRDLLFNRKIWSRRSSISPEFVDCSVRIYNGKTPVRCKITEGKVGHKFGEFASTRKRRPSRTNIGPGRKRGKK, encoded by the coding sequence ATGCCACGACGATCTATATGGAAGGGCAGTTTTGTTGATGCATTCCTCTTGAGAATGAAGAAGAAGAGAGATCTTCTTTTTAACAGGAAAATTTGGTCACGTAGATCTTCTATTTCGCCGGAATTCGTTGATTGCTCCGTACGAATTTACAATGGAAAAACTCCTGTTCGTTGTAAGATTACTGAAGGAAAGGTTGGTCATAAATTTGGAGAGTTTGCTTCTACACGGAAACGAAGACCTTCGAGAACAAATATTGGACCGGGAAGAAAAAGGGGGAAAAAGTAA